CCATGCGAACAACTGTGCCAGCCAGTCTTGTCACTGTCAAGATGTGGGCGCGCGAAGTGTCCTCGGATGGACGTGGCTTCTACAACAGGACGCGGGAGAAGCTCGGCAGCGGCTGTCCCGACAGCCCGCCGGCATACCTCGTGCGCAGCCCGACCAGGCGAATCGCGCCTACCAGCAGCAGGCTGGCCACGATGCCGTCCAACCAGTAGTGGTTGGCAGTGATCACCACCACGCTCACGGTCAGCACCGGGTGGGCCAGCGCCAACCAACGCCACTTGCTCGTGGTCACCCGGATCAGCGCGATCGCGACCAGCAGCGCCCAGCCGACGTGCAGCGAGGGCATCGCGGCGAACTGGTTGGCCACGCCGTCGGTGCTGTTGTCCGGGTACGCCGACGGGCCGGTGAGGATCATCGTGTCGACCATGCCGAAGCTGTTGACAAGCCGCGGGGGCGCGAGCGGAAAGATGACGTGCACGAAGAGCGCGGCCGCCGTGAGGACCGCCATCTCGGTGCGCATGCGCAGGTAGTCCGGCCGGTGGCGGATCCACAGCCACACCATCGCCAAGAGCGTGCCGGGGAAGTGGACGCCGACGTAGTAGAGGTTGGCCAGGCGTGCCGTCGCACCCCAGGACAGCGCCCACTCCTGGATCATTGCCTCACTGGGCAGGCGAAGTGCCCGTTCGACCTCCCACACCCAGTCCGCATGACGGAAAGCCACACCCATTTGGCCGTCGGCAAGATGACGAATCCCCTGGTAAATAACCATCATCGAGGCAATCAAGATCACCTCGATGACGAGTTCACGCAGGCGTGCCGCCCGGGACCGAGTCGGTCCCAGCCTCCCTGGTGGTGCTTTCTGCGGACTCGCGGCAGGCCGCGTGACCTCTTCCGTGATTGCCATCGCCGTCCCCCACCGAGATTTCATCCACGGTTTACGCAATTCAACGCTAAGTGAAATCTCTATACCAGAACAGCGATTATCCGTGTGACCCCACGCACAACGACACACCTCAAACTCGTTCCGGACGATCGTAGACGGGTTGCGCACGTCCCGACGTCCCTTAAGGCTTCCCGAGCACGTGGAGCCTCATGCGGGTGGCCCGCGAAATGCGAAGAGAGCCCCGAAACGACGGCAGGGCGCCCCGCCGAAGCGGGACGCCCTGAGCGCGACGAGCGACAGGTCAGGCGCGGATGCGCAGGACCTCGCCGACGCCAGCGGCGGTTGACTTGTTCGTCACGTAGATCGAGCCGTCCCCGCCGATCGCCAGGCCGCCCGGGAAGGTCAGCTTCCCTTTCGCGAGTTCTGTCCGCTTGGCACCTCGTTTGACGTCCACCCGGATCAACGCGCCATTCGGGTCACCGGCGAACAGGCCCTTCTTGGAGATCTGCAGCACAAGCAGGCGTCCCCAGCGGTCGAAGGCGATGTCGACGATGTTCGTGAAGCCGGTCGCGTACACCTTGGGCGCCTTGCCCGGCACGATCCGCCACACCCGCGCCGCCCCCATCGCGAACGGGAAGCCGGTCAGCTCACCCACGTAGAGCGCGCCGTCGGGACCCCGGGCCACGGTCGTCGGTACCGACTGCGCGGTCATCGTGGACCCTGGCGGCGGGAACGGCGACGGGACGGTCAGGTCGGGGAAGACCGCCACCGTGGAGACCTTGCCGCGCCAGCTGACCTTGAGCAGGTCGTTGCCGCCGGCGTCGGTGGCGTACGCCCCGAACGGCGTGGCCAGGATGCCGTACGGGTTCGAGTCGACCTCGCCCTTGTCCGGGTTCTTCGCGGTCTCGTACGCGTTGAGGTCGGCGATCGGCTTGACCTTGGCCGCCCGCGCGCTCGGGTGCAAGCCGACCACGTGGCCCATCAACCGCGCGCCTGGGCCGAGGAAGTCGCGCGTCTCCAGGTTGAACGCGCCGCCGATCGTGGCCACGAGCCCGGGGCCGGCCGGTGAGATCTTGTGGAGCCCGATCGCGGAACTGCCGTCCTCCGCAGTGGCGAGCGAGGGCAGGCCGGTGATCACGCGGTGCGGCTTCGCACCCCGGTCGAGCCGCGGCGGGATCGCGGTCAGCGCGGCGGTGGCGCCGAGGCACTGCCGGTCCCCCTCGGGGCCTTCGATGCAGGGGCCGTCTCCGCCCCGGCCGGCTTCGGCGACGTACAGCCATCCGTGCCTACCCACCGCGATGCCACGCGGGTTGTCCAACCCACGCGCGATGACGGTCACCGACGGCTTGCCCTCGGCACTGGTGGCGGCGGACGCGGCGGGCGCGCCGGCAAACGCCAGCACTGCGGCCACAGCACCGGCTGGGAGAACGTGACTAAGCCTCATGAACACCCCGTTCCTCGTGCAACCGAACAAGGGGAATCATGCTGGCCTCGACCACGCTATGTGGTCAAAACGCTGAAAACGGATAAAGGGGTTTGTGAGCGGTCGCCACTGTCCCGGCGGCGGCAAACCACTCACAAACCGCTCAAGGGGGCCTAGCTGTCCAGGCGCAGCCAGGCCGCGGTGTCGACGGGCAGCGAGTCGCCGTCGAGGGGCCCGCTCGCGAGCAGCACCTCCTCGTGGGCGGGCAGCGGGACCGCCGCCGTCGATAGGTTGAGGACGCAGGCAAAGCCGGGCTCGCGCGCGAAGGCGAGGACGCCGTCGGGCGCCGGCATCCAGCGCATACCACCATCGCCGAGGGCGGGCTCCGCGCGCCGGATCCGCAGCGCGGTCCGATAAAGCTCCAACATGGAGTACGGATCACCCGACTGCGCCTGTACCGTGCGATCCTTCCAATCTGGCGGTTGGGGCAACCACGGTGACGCCGCGGCGCCCACGGGGCTGAACCCGAACGGCGGCTCATTTCCGGACCAGGGCAGCGGCACCCGGCAGCCGTCCCGCCCGGGGTCGGTGTGGCCGGAGCGGTGCCACATCGGGTCCTGGCGCAGCTCGTGCGGGATGTCCTCGACCTCCCAGAGGCCCAGTTCCTCGCCCTGGTAGACGTACGCCGAGCCGGGCAGCGCCAGCGTGAGCAGCGCGGCCGCCCGCGCCCGCACCCCACCGAGCTGCAGGTCCGCCTCCACGCCCTCGCGCTTGCTCGCGAAGCTGAACGAGCTGTCCAGCCGCCCGTACCGGGTCACATGCCTGGTCACGTCGTGGTTGGAGAGCACCCACGTGGCCGCCGCACCCACCGGGGCGTGCGCGC
The window above is part of the Phytohabitans houttuyneae genome. Proteins encoded here:
- a CDS encoding ScyD/ScyE family protein codes for the protein MLAFAGAPAASAATSAEGKPSVTVIARGLDNPRGIAVGRHGWLYVAEAGRGGDGPCIEGPEGDRQCLGATAALTAIPPRLDRGAKPHRVITGLPSLATAEDGSSAIGLHKISPAGPGLVATIGGAFNLETRDFLGPGARLMGHVVGLHPSARAAKVKPIADLNAYETAKNPDKGEVDSNPYGILATPFGAYATDAGGNDLLKVSWRGKVSTVAVFPDLTVPSPFPPPGSTMTAQSVPTTVARGPDGALYVGELTGFPFAMGAARVWRIVPGKAPKVYATGFTNIVDIAFDRWGRLLVLQISKKGLFAGDPNGALIRVDVKRGAKRTELAKGKLTFPGGLAIGGDGSIYVTNKSTAAGVGEVLRIRA
- a CDS encoding phosphatase PAP2 family protein, which translates into the protein MKSRWGTAMAITEEVTRPAASPQKAPPGRLGPTRSRAARLRELVIEVILIASMMVIYQGIRHLADGQMGVAFRHADWVWEVERALRLPSEAMIQEWALSWGATARLANLYYVGVHFPGTLLAMVWLWIRHRPDYLRMRTEMAVLTAAALFVHVIFPLAPPRLVNSFGMVDTMILTGPSAYPDNSTDGVANQFAAMPSLHVGWALLVAIALIRVTTSKWRWLALAHPVLTVSVVVITANHYWLDGIVASLLLVGAIRLVGLRTRYAGGLSGQPLPSFSRVLL